A region from the Aegilops tauschii subsp. strangulata cultivar AL8/78 chromosome 5, Aet v6.0, whole genome shotgun sequence genome encodes:
- the LOC109744800 gene encoding uncharacterized protein, translating into MRIRRSASRLLGSAASASCTEAPRFEPPPPPAPAPARESGAGFLGPKTSSGGEPCCELSRSPWDLMAQLDLSDPQVEKLFVETCFMSVSWRGSWLFPASITMPAGSIREEEDLAVDMVDGVILKLHKAVEKMDSKLKPYKGVKVNKGVWRCRKNDGKRWCCRRPASKPNSYCSYHSDQKLSVGDKPRRKRPDIDLGEGFYYYAGFGPGTKRRRTSSSGSVPEPPLPAEPLKEEAPDEMQLDFSAGQVQAANESDHQVVLAPSAHIVDEPGTAGMADCDKESSGDGMPELPVPAKPPKEEAQSEMQLNFSAGQEQADDSNHQEAPASVRVVDKPTGNDGTTGIAGWDEESSDDEALGCNGEQPCDITKRKGPFKKRWRKPVKARSLKSLMMS; encoded by the exons ATGCGGATCCGCAGGTCCGCCTCCCGCCTGCTTGGCTCTGCCGCATCCGCCTCCTGCACGGAGGCCCCCCGATTCGAGCCGCCCCCGCCGCCAGCCCCAGCCCCAGCCCGCGAATCCGGCGCCGGGTTCCTGGGGCCGAAGACCTCCTCCGGCGGGGAGCCCTGCTGCGAGCTCAGCCGGTCGCCGTGGGACCTCATGGCCCAGCTCGACCTCTCGGATCCCCAG GTGGAGAAGCTCTTCGTGGAGACTTGCTTCATGAGTGTTTCCTGGCGAGGTAGCTGGCTCTTCCCAGCAAGCATCACCATGCCTGCCGGCTCCATCAGGGAGGAGGAAGACTTGGCCGTAGATATGGTTGACGGGGTCATCTTGAAACTGCACAAAGCTGTGGAAAAGATGGATAGCAAGCTGAAGCCATATAAGGGGGTCAAAGTGAACAAAGGAGTGTGGAGGTGCCGGAAGAATGACGGCAAGAGGTGGTGCTGCCGGCGGCCCGCGAGTAAGCCTAACTCATACTGCTCGTACCACTCGGATCAGAAGCTCTCCGTCGGCGACAAGCCACGTAGGAAGAGGCCCGACATCGACCTGGGCGAGGGGTTCTACTACTATGCGGGGTTTGGCCCCGGCACCAAGAGGCGCCGCACGTCAAGCAGCGGCAGCGTGCCGGAACCTCCACTGCCTGCTGAACCACTGAAAGAGGAGGCACCAGACGAGATGCAACTTGATTTTAGTGCAGGTCAGGTGCAGGCAGCGAATGAATCAGACCATCAAGTGGTGCTTGCTCCATCAGCACACATCGTCGACGAGCCTGGCACCGCTGGGATGGCGGACTGTGACAAGGAGAGCAGTGGTGATGGCATGCCGGAACTTCCAGTGCCTGCTAAACCACCAAAAGAGGAGGCACAGTCCGAAATGCAACTTAATTTTAGTGCAGGTCAGGAACAAGCTGATGACTCAAACCATCAAGAAGCACCGGCATCAGTACGTGTGGTCGACAAGCCTACAGGCAACGATGGCACCACTGGGATCGCAGGCTGGGACGAGGAGAGCAGCGATGACGAAGCGCTTGGCTGCAATGGCGAACAACCCTGCGACATCACCAAGCGGAAGGGCCCCTTCAAGAAGAGGTGGAGGAAGCCTGTGAAAGCCAGGTCACTCAAGTCACTGATGATGTCGTAG